One Hordeum vulgare subsp. vulgare chromosome 4H, MorexV3_pseudomolecules_assembly, whole genome shotgun sequence DNA window includes the following coding sequences:
- the LOC123447120 gene encoding probable flavin-containing monooxygenase 1 yields the protein MAMAQGQAARATREAVPLVSRVAIIGGGISGLAAAKQMSAYDPVVFEATPSVGGVWKHCVYRTTRLQTPRPDYEFSDYSWKNRDDPSFPTHTEIVDYLEGYADEFDLWRYISFGSKVVDIKFLGGAEAGFTELWSGTGKAPLRGKPMWEVGVVTGDSNIVQYYKFEFVVMCTGKYGDVPRMPVFPPGKGPEVFKGTVMHSLDYCKLSEEEAVELMRGKKAVVVGYKKSAIDLANECAQANQGEGGQPCTMLVRTLHWVVPSYSIWGLPFSMFYSTRLSQLFYERPNQGFFRSLLCRLMSPLRTGVSKFIESYLSWKLPLGKYGLTPDHPFVEDYASCQMAILPEGFFDMADRGLVRFKRASAGWCFSENGVVLDDGTKVEADLVFLATGFEGKDKLREVLPKPFRDLVVGKSSMMPLYRGTIHPLIPNMAFVGFVESVSNLHTSELRCRWLSGLLEGRFELPTVKAMMGHVAGEADAMRRTTRFYRRHCISTYSIHDSDGMCADLGSATLRKANWIAELFAPYNNKDYKEQ from the exons ATGGCCATGGCGCAAGGACAAGCGGcacgggccacgagggaggccgtGCCCCTGGTGTCCCGTGTGGCCATCATCGGCGGCGGGATCAGCGGCCTGGCCGCGGCGAAGCAGATGTCGGCCTACGATCCCGTCGTGTTTGAGGCGACGCCGTCCGTCGGCGGGGTGTGGAAGCACTGCGTCTACCGCACCACGCGGCTGCAGACGCCCCGCCCGGACTACGAGTTCTCCGACTACTCCTGGAAGAACCGCGACGACCCGTCGTTCCCGACCCACACCGAGATCGTCGACTACCTGGAGGGCTACGCCGACGAGTTCGACCTCTGGCGCTACATCTCGTTCGGGTCCAAGGTGGTGGACATCAAGTTCCTCGGCGGCGCCGAGGCCGGGTTCACCGAGCTGTGGAGCGGCACCGGCAAGGCTCCGCTCCGGGGCAAGCCCATGTGGGAGGTCGGCGTCGTCACCGGCGACTCCAACATCGTTCAG TATTACAAGTTCGAGTTCGTGGTGATGTGCACGGGGAAGTACGGCGACGTGCCGCGGATGCCGGTGTTCCCGCCGGGGAAGGGGCCGGAGGTGTTCAAGGGGACGGTCATGCACTCGCTAGACTACTGCAAGCTGAGCGAGGAGGAGGCCGTTGAGCTCATGCGAGGCAAGAAGGCGGTGGTTGTTGGCTACAAGAAGAGCGCTATCGATCTAGCCAACGAATGTGCTCAGGCAAACCAAG GCGAGGGAGGGCAGCCGTGCACGATGCTGGTACGGACCCTGCACTGGGTGGTGCCATCGTACTCCATCTGGGGCCTGCCATTCTCCATGTTCTACTCCACACGCTTGTCTCAGCTCTTCTACGAGCGGCCCAACCAAGGCTTCTTCCGATCCCTCCTCTGCCGCCTCATGAGCCCACTG CGGACAGGGGTGTCGAAGTTCATCGAGTCGTACCTGTCGTGGAAGCTGCCACTGGGAAAGTACGGTCTGACGCCGGACCACCCCTTCGTCGAGGACTACGCCAGCTGCCAGATGGCCATCCTCCCGGAGGGCTTCTTCGACATGGCGGACCGCGGCCTCGTCCGCTTCAAGAGGGCGTCGGCCGGGTGGTGCTTCTCAGAGAACGGCGTGGTCCTCGACGACGGCACCAAGGTGGAGGCCGAcctcgtcttcctcgccaccggcTTCGAGGGCAAGGACAAGCTCCGCGAGGTCCTGCCAAAGCCCTTCCGCGACCTCGTCGTCGGCAAGTCTTCCATGATGCCGCTCTACCG TGGCACGATCCACCCGCTGATCCCGAACATGGCGTTCGTGGGGTTCGTGGAGAGCGTGTCGAACCTGCACACGTCGGAGCTGCGGTGCCGGTGGCTGTCGGGGCTGCTGGAGGGGAGGTTCGAGCTGCCGACCGTGAAGGCCATGATGGGGCACGTCGCCGGCGAGGCCGACGCCATGCGCCGCACCACGCGGTTCTACCGCCGCCACTGCATCTCCACCTACAGCATCCACGACAGCGACGGCATGTGCGCCGACCTGGGCTCCGCCACGCTCCGCAAGGCCAACTGGATCGCCGAGCTCTTCGCGCCATACAACAACAAGGACTACAAGGAACAGTGA